The Cervus elaphus chromosome 20, mCerEla1.1, whole genome shotgun sequence genomic interval AACGAATAAAAATAATGCCTTCTTTCTACCTGAAACCTATCAGGATTCCCAGTAATAACAGAGACGATATGTTTGTTTCATCACTGCTAGCTTATTTCCATACATTATTACACGTAACatcaaaataaactaaaagattTGTAATACCGTCGTCTCTGGAGTACTGCTTAAGAAACTGAAGCGTGGAGAGGAGTGCTATTAAGTGTTTCTTCCATTTTCATGCAAGCTTAGAACAGAGTAGAGTAGGTCTCCCCTTTTGAATGCAGCGAGGATTTCCCTTCGCCGCCTTATCCTGAGCGCCTCTGGTCTCTTAAAGCCGAAGCGTGTAGCCCTGTGCAGAAGGCACCGCCTCTCCAAGGGAAGGGTTTGGCGAAACCCCGCCCCGGAGGCGGGATCGAAGTGGGCGTGGTCTCAAGCGGATCCCGGATGATCTGTGCGGGACTGCCTCAGAGCCGTAAAGAGCTCCATGAGTCGTGAAAGGGCACGGCGCGGAAGCGTTGCTTTACGACTGTTCGGACAGGCGCGCCGGGTCGGCGTTCACTGCTTGCTAGTTCTTTGATATCCACGTGGGCCGCTCTCCGTGTTTTTGCAAGTAACTCAGCCCTCCTGGCGTGAACCAAAGACATTGAAGGACGGAGTGGCAACGGAGGTCAAGGGTCTTGAAGTGATGGATTTTGCTGCTGAAAGTGAAGAGATGTCGGGAGGAGGTCTCCAGAGTGAAGCTGAGGGGGCGCGGCTAAGTCAAGAGTCAGATCAAGAGAGAGTCAGGGGTACAGTAGAGACGGAGGAGTCCGGCGATGGAGAGGCGGAGAATGGTCTGACCAGAATGGAGAAGACAGGGGCAGGGGAAGAAGAAAGTAGACGAAGAGCAGAGATGCGAATGGACCTAACGGTTGTGAAGCAAGAAGTAATGGACTGGTCAGAAATGGTAGAAGGTACGCTGAATGGCCAGTGGGTAAAGCAGGAGCAGGACGAACCTgaggtgaaagaagaaaaaccaggCACACTGGAGGTGAAGCAGGAGATGGATAGTAGTTTGATggtaaaagaagaaaaggtggaagaaacagagataaaggaagagaaagtgaaggtgaaggaaGAAGTGATGGACTGGCTAGaagtgaaggaagagaagaacGATAGCTTGGAGATTAAACGTGAGGAAGTGTCTCTTgatcagaatattaaaaaggaggaaataatggATGAAGTGTATGTAAAAGAAGAGAagtatttccccaaagaagaaatGATGGATGAtacaaaggtgaaagaggagcctCAGATAAATCCCTCAGTGGGCTCCAAGCGGAAACTGGCCATGTCAAGGTAGGGCAGCGCTGTGAAGGTCCTTTGTTGTCTAGGTTGAAAGAAACTACAGGATCAGTAAGGTGtggaataatgaaaaataagagcGAGTTTGAGCCGGGAGTCtgagtggtggggggaggggcgatTAGGAAAGAAGGGTTTTGTCAGATAACAACAAATTCTGTGGAAATATGTGAGGTTGGTACTAGTGTCCAGTGACCAAGTTAGGAAGTGAAAAGTCTTTGAACCGGAAAACCCTTGGACCAGAATCTGGCTTGACTTTGTATGCCCTCGGCTCAGTATTCTTTTGAGAGTGGATAGGTGTGAGGAACAGTCTAATAAAGCCAACAAGAACAAAGTGGAGTAAGTTAAAATTAGGCAAAATGCATTTGAACTCACTCAATTGGCTAGTTTCTCTATGGGTACTATAAACATTTATTGCTTTCGATTTAATTTCTTTATAGTGTGAACATGTGGCAGCAAAGGAAATAAGAGTAGTCAGACTCTTGGGACTATTTCTGTCTCACAGTGAATCAACATGTAGTTTGCTTGTCCCTTTGTAGTTTGATTGTCATTGTACATTGATTGTCACTCATGTGAAAGATCAGTTGAAGACAGATGATGGGTAGTAGTATTTCTAGAGTTTTGATGCCCATTCTCAGTTGGATGGGGAACTGAGGAAGAAAGATGCAACCGCTGCTCTCTAAATTtgcctgggttttctttttctgaatgtgTCTGCCTTTAAGATATATAAACAGCCCATGGATTGGACTTCTggatatgtgcacacacacagttgtTAACAGTGTCAGGAATTAcaagttaaaatattaataagtgaTCTCATTGTCTGATTATATAGAAAAGGAAGTCACAgtgagataattttttaaatacatgttttcTTGAATTACCTATCattaaacaacattgtaaatgtagTGTCATTTAGAGATGGTTTCCTAGAGGAGAATTTTCTAATGATGTTTGACAGCTGTTCATAGAGTTACTTGCATCTACTTTATTCACTGTGACTGCATGTCTGTAAATTGTGATGGATTAAAagcttataaataaatatatagaattaATATTTGATAACTTATTAAGTTTCTTGTGGGCTTTTGTAGATGTGAAACTTGTGGTACAGAAGAAGCGAAGTACAGATGTCCACGTTGTTTGCGGTATTCCTGCAGGTATATATGTAATTTTCTACCTTATCATCTCTGCCTGTACCCTTTTTACCTCACAGCATAAAAGTTCCTTCTTTTGGTTCCTTCAGTTTGCCCTGTGTAAAGAAACACAAAGCAGAACTAACATGTAACGGAGTTCGAGATAAAACTGCCTATGTTTCAATACAACAGTTTACTGAAATGAATCTCCTAAGTGGTAAGCCATCTTATGTATAGCAGATTGATGCTTCCTGGCCATAGgcatatatcatttatttatttttctgtgtttttgaaaTTTGTAGATTATCGATTTTTGGAAGATGTGGCAAGAACAGCAGATCATATTTCTAGAGATGCTTTCTTGAAAAGACCAATCAGCAATAAACATGTAAGTGTTTCTTCTATTCCTTTCCAGTTAGAATTTCTTCTAATCaaatagattctttttttcctttttgcactCAACAAATAATATATTAAGTGGCTACTATGATCCAGGGCTATCCCAGTTACTAGGGATACAGCAGTGACCAAAACAAAGTCCTTCCCCTCATGGAACTTGTATTGTAGCGGGAGAGACAGGGGCTGAGTACAGGAACAAATGTAATTTCAGATAGAGTTAAGtgcatgtgaaagataaagaagacAACAGGaggttaaagaaaattaaaacggTGTTTGTGGGGGAAGGGGGTTCTGAGAGTAGTCAGAAGAATCTTCTCTGAGAATTGACATCAAGCAGCAATGTGCATGATGAGAAAGAGGCAGTCATGTGATTCTTTCAAGGAAGATTTTACAGACAGAGACAAAAGCAGAAGTATAGAATGAATCAGGATCAGAGTTAGTGGGTTTGAGGGCTTAAAAGAGGAGCCCAGTGACTGTAGCATAGTTGAGTAAGGAACATGTTGAACAGTAAGGTTAAGGGAACTGATGAAGTCTCCTAATGTATTCAAAATAAAAACGGAGGCCATCGGAGGCAGCTGAGCATGTTTGCTTTTTGAAAGATCACTCTTGAGGCTCTCTGGAAAGTGGACTTAGATAGGAAAGAGTGGAAGATTGGAAGCTGGGAGATCAGTTGTTGTTGTGGTTCTGGTCACAGAGGATGCTGTTAGAATCATTGGGGAGTGAgtagatgtgttttttttaattggagtatagttgctttacaatgttgtattagtttctgttgtacagcagagtgaatgagcaacatgtataaatgtatatcCCTTCTTCCTGGGATTGCCttccatttagatcaccacagagcactgagttccctatgctatacagggGAAATGATTAGATTTGAATTTTGAAAGAAGGGCTCATAGGActtgatattttaataaacttgttatactctaatttctttttcatttcttaagcaCTGTGCAAAATTAAAAGCTTACATATTGGAAATATTTTCCAACTGCTATTGTTCTAAAAattctttaatattatttaattacaTCATggaattatctttgtttttcagagaCCATAGTGGTATGGGAGTTGCAGAATTTTAATACTCTTTAAACAGTTTATTTTATTGGTATTATTGGTACAGACATGACATTAAACATGtctgaaagaaaaattaccaTGTATCAAGGTTTTTTTTCTCAAGCTTAATTAGACATAATTATATACTTAAAggataaatttctttttaaatatcttctttttaTGAAATTTGGCATGCATataaaaaagcataaaacagaaatataccaTTTAATAGTAATTATGGAGTGAGCATCCATGTAGCTACCACCTAGATCTAGAATTAGAACATAACCAGCTTCTCAAGAATTCCTGCCACCATGTTATGCACATCCCTGAACCATTCTTATTTTTGGGTTTTCTATAATAAATTTTATGAACAATGCTATAGTGAACACTTTTGTTTAGGATTTTGGTTTGCTTATgcatatgtttttctggagttcatacctaggagtgaaattgctttGTTGTGGAGTATGCATGTCTTAAATTTGACTGTATGTtaccaaaatattttccaaagtggtgaTGCCAGTTTATACTCACAGTATTTAAGTATACCTGTTGTCACATCCGCTCCAGATACTTGACTTGGTCATAGTTTTTAAGCTTTTATCAGTTTGATGGCTTTATTactttattatgatttttaatcTACAGTTGTCCAGTTCTTAATGAGATTGAAAGTGacagtaaaagttgctcagttgtgtccaactctttgcaaccccatggactatacagtccatggaattctccaggccagaatactggagtgggtggccttacccttctccaggggatcatcccaacccagggatagaacccaggtctcctgcattgcaggcggattctttaccagctgagccacaaaagaagcccaagaatactggagtgggtagcctatcccttctccagtggatcttcccaacccaggaattgaaccgtgatctcctgcattgcaggaggattctttgccaATGGCTATCAAGGAAGCCTCTTAATGAGATTGAGCACCTTTCAAATGTTTTATTGGCCTTTGGATATTCCCCTTTGTGGTGTatgccacacacatacacacatggtgTATGTATATTAAATCTGTGTTCATCTTGTCATTGTCTGTTGCTTTTTCCTattggttttctttgtatttttagatGCTGATGTTGATTGTGTATGTTATAAATCCTTTCATTCTGTGGCTTGTGTTTGTACTCTTTTTCATGTCTTATGGTAAACagcttttttcaattttaatgtaGTAGAAATTGTCTTGTGTTTCCTTTATAGTTAATagttttatgtgtttttaaagaaatccttcCCTTCCTTGAGCTCCCTTCCAGGAGCTATTCTCCTGTAATGATTTTCTGAAAGCTTTGTAGTGTCACATCTCCCATTTATGTCTGTAAATATGGAACTGATTTTTGTCTATCATGTGAAGTAGAGGTCCTATTTAATTTCCCTAATGCATAATCTACTTTTTCTAGCACCAGTTATTGAAAAGTTCATCCTTTCTCTACTGCTTTGCAGGACCATCTTTGTTATATATCAGACATCCACATATGCTTGGCCTGTTTGTTTCTGGCCTGTCTGTTCTATTCTGTTAAACCTTTTGTCTCTCGCAACTATTGTAGTCTTTCCTGAACTCATGGAAGAAGTAAATCTTCTCACTTTGTTCATTGTTTAGATTAGACCACAGCCatttttctagaatattttctAGAGTATTGTCTGAAATACAGATGTGGCTCTTTGTAACTTTATACAAATGTGAAAAATCAGCCAACTGATTTCTAGTCCTACCTTCCCCACTTGGGTATTTTGATTGGATTTGCGTTTATTTTGTAGAGTTACTTGGGTGATTGGATTTTATGGCATTGAATATTTAAATCCTTGATTGTTGTATCTCTGCATTTATTTGGGTCTTTAACAACTCTGTAATTTCCTCAGTGAAGGTTTTGCACATTTTTTGTTAGACTTATTCTTgagtactttattttttcatagtattttaaatagtatttccttttaaaattttttattatctctttgCTGGTATTCAGGAATGAAAGTTTTTGTTCTTGTCCATTTTATGGTAGTAGCCATATTAAAATCTATTCCAATACCTTATCTATAGATTTTTTGAGGTTTTCTCTATAAACAGTTCATCACAATTTGTTTCTAACTTTCTGTCCttattcttttatctctttttcttaccTTATTAGAATAGCAAGAACTTCCAATAATGTAAAATAGTAGTGATGATGGTAGATATTTAAAGTCCACTCCTGAGTTTGATGATTTGCTTGAGGGGTTCACAGGATGGAACATGCAATCGAACTCATGGCTAAAgtttattacagtgaaaggatacagagcaaactttgcaaaaGGAAAATGTGTATGGGGCCAAGCTTGTAGGAATCCAGCCACAAGCTTTCCAAATTCCTCTCCTGTTGGAGTCATACAATACACCGTTAATTTCCTCAGGCAATGGGTTGTGATAACTAATGTTTAAAGTTTATTGTCTACCAGGGAAAGTCATTAGAGACTCAGTACCCAAGGTTTTTATGGGGACTGGTTGCAGAAGCACCCTTAGCCTAGCAGTTGCCAAGTTCCATACACCCAGAAGGAAAGCAGATAAAAACCACATTTTTGTACAATTTCAGCATAATGAAGCAGAACCTTTCCTACCATTTTAGGAGAAATTTTTTGTTAGTGTAGGGTCCATTTACTAGTCAGCCAAATTGCCAGACACCAGCCAAGAGCAAACCTTGCCAACAGAACTTTCTAAGGATAAGTTTCAGGCCTCATGTGTTAGCTCTTTTCTATATCTTTGTTTTATAACCTTGATCACAGAGGGGAAAGTTTTAAGATTTCACCATGTTTACTTTTCAGTTTTTTGCGGGTATAGTTTAATATCTAGATTAAAGAAGTTCTGTTCTCAGTTTGCTAACACATGTTAACATGAATGGTGAttatattttatcaaatgttttttctatattttattattcttttattatatattctaATAAGAATATGAATAATAATCTTTTAGctgattttctattttaagcTAAACTTGCATGGTGTATTATTGTCATATCATGCTTTTTATACTTTGCAGAATTCAGTTGtgttatatatgtgtacatattatcctttcattcattttgcatttctgttcatgAGTGAGATaacttctaattttcctttttggtATTCTTAAGTTTCTCTATTGATGTGATTCCAgtttcataaaattatttgatgatgttcccattttattcttaaatacaTTAACATTGGGATTATTTCCTCCTTGGGAGTTTGGTATAATTTTTTAATGGGCTGCAGAAGTTTATTCTTTACTGTTAATGGGACTGTTCAGGTTTTCTCTGTCTCACGTCATTATTCTGTCTTAAGACTACATTTTCCTAAGAATTTGTTCGTTTTACCTAAATTTTCCAATGTATTGGCATAAAGTTCTtcataacattttctttaatgtATCTGTAGGAATTGTAGTATTATCATTTGTGATGTTGCTtacttgtgtctttttttctagATCAGTTGTTATTACAGATTCCTTTTGTATTTAGTTACTGTGTCCTCTTGACTTCTGTTATATCCTTTTTTATCTTTAGCTTAATTGCATTATGGtcaaagaacatatttttttctgagttcatttttaaaaaaatgcattaagACGTGTTTATGTCCCAGCATATAGTCAAATTTTGTAATGTTTGCTGTTTTCTTGGGGGAGCGGGAGAAGTACTCTGCAATTGCTAAATGTCTTATTCTAAACATAATCCTTTTAGGTCAGGTTTGTTAAGTACATTGTTCAAATTATAACAttactgattttttgtttgtttctttctttctttcttctaccaGTTACTGAGAGACATATGTTAATACTTCCCAATAGATAAAATCAGAAGGATTTTTATGTTTCTCCTTGTGGTTCAGTTAGCTTTGCTTCATATGCTTTAAGGGTACATTATTAGATGCATACTTCAGGAAATTATTGGTGTATTTAACCTTTGGCCCTATGTTGTAACCCTttttgtctctcagttcagttcagtcgctcagtcgtgtccgactctttgtaaccccataaatcgcagcacaccaggcctccctgtccatcacaaactcccagagttcacccaaactcatgtccattgagtcggtgatgccatctagcctgtcatcctctgttgtccccttctccttctgcccccaattcctcccagcatcagggtcttttccgatgagtaaactgttctcatgaggtggccaaagtattggagtttcatcttcaacatcagtccttccaatgaacactcaggactgatctcctttaggatggactggttggatctccttgcaatccaacggactctcaagagtcttctccaacaccacagttcaaaagcatcaattcttcagcactcagctttcttcacagtccaactctcacatccatacatgaccaatggaaaaaccatagccttgactagatggaccttggttggcaaagtaatatctctgctttttaatatgctgtctaggttggtcataactttccttccaaggagtaagggtcttttaatttcatggctgcaatcaccatctgcagtgattttggagccccccaaaataaagtctgacactgttttcactgcttccccatctatttgccatgaagtgatgggaccagatgccatgatcttggttttctgaatgttgagctttaaaccaactttttcactctcctctttcactttaatcaaccagctctttagttcctcttcactttctgccataagggtggtgtcatctgtgtatctgaggttattggtatttctcccggcaatcttgattccagcttgtgcttcttccagcccagcgtttctcatgatgtactctgtatataagttaaataagcagggtgacaatatacagccttgacgtactccttttcctctttggaaccagcctgttgttccatgtccagttctaactgttgcttcctgacctgcatacaggtctctcaagaggcaggtcaggtggtctggtattcccatctctttcagaattttccacagtttgttgtgatccacacagtcaaaggctttggcatagtcaataaagcagaaattgatgtttttctggaactctcttgcttttttgatgatccaacagatgttggcaatttgatctctggttcctctgccttttctaaaaccagcttgagcatctggaagttcatagttgacgtattgccgaagcctggcttggagaattttgagcgttacttttctagcatgtgagatgagtgcgatagtgtggtagtttgagcattctttggcattgcctttctttgggattggaatgacaactgaccttttccagtcctgtggccactgctgagttttcccaatttgctggcatagtgagtgcagcactttcacagcatcatctttcaggatttgaaatagctcaactggaattccatcacctccactagctttgttcatagtggtacttcctaaggcccacctgacttcacatcctaggatgtctggctctaggtgagtgatcaccccatcgtgattatctgggtcgtttTTGTCTCTGGCTTTCTGTGTATTTGTCTGTTACTAAACTATTTCACTCCTTTGGTGTATTTTGTCCCTGACTTTTACTTTAGGCCTTTCTGTATCCTTATATTCTGTGTGTCTTTTCAAAGTACCATATAGTTGAGTTCTAGCTTTTCTCCATTCTGACATCTGTAGCTCTTAACTGAATCTCTTCCTGTTTTGGTTCCTTTGTACTGAGGcttactttcttctttatttttttttcattgtggtggcttctgttgttgcagagctcagACTGTACAGAGCGTCAGCTTTAGTGGTGGCAGCATACAGCTCGGCacctgtggcacttgggcttagttgccccttggcatataggatcttagttccctaacgaggggtcaaacctgcattaGGAGGCGaattcttaatcactagaccaccagggaagaccccctttttttcttatattggttatgcttgtttattttttgttgagtactccttttattttcccctttaaaaattacttatgaGAATTATTTGAAGGCTGGAATAAATAAATAGGCCTTCTTTTTTCTACCCTGTACCTAGAAACATTGCAGATCTAAACTACCTTAAACCAGGTTGAAGGCTTAAGATTACATTAATCCCAAAGCAAGGCAAATCATTTCAAGTCTGAGCATGGACTGCCATGTCCAGGCTAGATGATTTctaatggatttttctttttccccctgttCCAGTCAGACTAATATAAAATTCCTGGCATGCTCTGGTGACCCTTATCCTGAGGGTGTATtattctgtgactcagtttcattTCATTTGAGAGGAGTTCCCACAAACATTACTGGATCTTGACTGTCTTGCTGAGGAGGCTTTAGAAAGGGGGAAGCCTATATTTGCCGTAATTAGCAAAAGTGGCTTCAGTGCTTTTTGCTTACTTCTCTGAGTTTCACTTTTCATtaaatattggcctgtagtttcccGTTTCTGTCCACTCTTCAATGCTTTTAAGgtgatctttaaaaatatttacacacacacatatatatatacacaaacaaatatatatagcATTCTTAGATGTTTTCAGTAGGAGAGTTGG includes:
- the ZNHIT6 gene encoding box C/D snoRNA protein 1 → MDFAAESEEMSGGGLQSEAEGARLSQESDQERVRGTVETEESGDGEAENGLTRMEKTGAGEEESRRRAEMRMDLTVVKQEVMDWSEMVEGTLNGQWVKQEQDEPEVKEEKPGTLEVKQEMDSSLMVKEEKVEETEIKEEKVKVKEEVMDWLEVKEEKNDSLEIKREEVSLDQNIKKEEIMDEVYVKEEKYFPKEEMMDDTKVKEEPQINPSVGSKRKLAMSRCETCGTEEAKYRCPRCLRYSCSLPCVKKHKAELTCNGVRDKTAYVSIQQFTEMNLLSDYRFLEDVARTADHISRDAFLKRPISNKHMYFMKNRARKQGINLKLLPNGFTKRKENSTFFDKKKQQFCWHVKLQFPQSQAVYVEKRVPDDKTLNEILRPYIDPEKSDPVIRQRLKAYICSQTGIRILMKVENIQQNLVRYYELDPDKSLLDNLRGKVIIEYPTLHVVLKEYSNDMKVLHQVNSGSTKKTGDEN